The region AGTCAGGAGAATGATTTTTGGATCACGACGGCGGGAGCGGTACATAAAAGAGAAATCCCGAATTTGATCTTCGGTGTAATTTTTTAGCAGATCATTCAGGTAGAACATCTCATCGCCTTCTACCTCAGGCAAATACTTCAGTAATGTGTTCATAACTTTTGTGTTTTTGGATGATTAAATTTGATCGAAGAATAACTCAATATAGCAATGCGGTGAAAAATTACGATGATCGCAATCAGGCCAAAAGGATGCATTTGAAGTGATTGGGCAATGTGGCCGTGTAATGCAAGTGTTACCGACCTTCCTAGTCCACATCCGGGACAATATGAAAATCCAAGATTGTCCAGAGGGCAAAGGGTATAATGATGGTTTTCGGGTGAGGAAGAGTACAAAATGACGACAGCTGCCAACCAGATCAACAATTCGAGATGTTGACAGGTGAACCGCAGTATTTGTTTAACGCGCATCATTGAAGGCAACTTTTAACTTATCGTTGCCAAAAGTAATTACATTCTTCAATAATCCAACATTTGTAAACAGATGTAAGAATCACGGCACGCTAATAAATGTTGACTTCCGGTTCAAGGATAATTCCAAACTCCGTTTCAACTGATTCCTGGATTTTTTGTGCAAGTTTTAGTATCTCAGATCCATCAGCATGTCCGTAATTCACCAGAACAAGTGCCTGTGTTGCGCAAACACCGGCATCTCCATGTCTGAATCCCTTCCAGCCGAGATGGTCAATCATCCAGCCGGCAGGAATCTTGTAACCACCCTTTTCGCCAGGATATCCCGGCAATCCGGGGTATTTTTTCAAAAGATCAATGTATTTTTCCCTGCTTATGGCAGGATTTTTAAAGAAACTTCCGGCGCTGCCAATTTTGACAGGGTCGGGTAATTTTGAACTCCTGATCCGGCAAATTGCATCTG is a window of Bacteroidales bacterium DNA encoding:
- a CDS encoding DUF2752 domain-containing protein produces the protein MRVKQILRFTCQHLELLIWLAAVVILYSSSPENHHYTLCPLDNLGFSYCPGCGLGRSVTLALHGHIAQSLQMHPFGLIAIIVIFHRIAILSYSSIKFNHPKTQKL